A single genomic interval of Vibrio gallicus harbors:
- a CDS encoding PTS fructose transporter subunit IIABC — protein sequence MIHKLINERLIKLDLQATSKQEVFEEMADILLKEGRINDKQNFVQDIWAREELGNTGFEDGVALPHAKSPAVIEPAVVIGVSSTGIDYGAEDGLPSKLFFMIASPDGGANHHIEVLAQLSSKLIEDGFIEQFMQASSPVDALAILTQQSQPVATASTQENGFLIGVTGCPAGVAHTYLAAEALEKGAAELGYKIKVETNGSIGVKNSPTAEEIQRADAVVVACDKQVDMARFAGKRVIETGVKAPIKDAKGLIKQALEAESYQADSAAPSTTDKVSQTRSNLYRYLMNGVSHMIPFVVTGGLLIALSLAIGGEPTPSGMQIPEGSLWNQILNVGVVAFQLMIPILAGYIAYAIADRPALAPGLIGGWIANNGSFYGADAGTGFIGAIIAGLLVGYFVKWVTSINYHKFIQPLVPIMIAPITGSLFIASMFIFVIGAPISELMNGLTELLTSLSTGNVVLLGIVLGGMAGFDMGGPFNKVAFLFSVGMIASGQTQFMGAMACAIPVAPLGMALATVIGRKLDIFEASEIEAGKAAGAMGLVGISEGAIPFAAQDPMSVIPANILGSMVAAVMAFSFGVTNSVAHGGPIVALLGAMNLPLLAILSMLAGTVTTAIVCVTLKKVRKQKLVTATA from the coding sequence ATGATCCATAAACTAATCAATGAACGATTGATTAAGCTTGATCTCCAAGCCACCTCCAAGCAAGAAGTCTTCGAAGAAATGGCTGACATCTTACTGAAAGAAGGACGAATCAACGATAAACAAAATTTCGTTCAAGATATCTGGGCTCGGGAAGAACTAGGAAACACAGGGTTCGAGGATGGTGTTGCCCTACCCCATGCTAAAAGCCCTGCCGTAATTGAACCAGCAGTAGTGATTGGTGTAAGTTCAACAGGTATTGATTACGGCGCTGAAGACGGATTACCATCTAAGCTATTTTTCATGATCGCATCACCTGATGGCGGTGCCAACCATCATATTGAAGTGCTAGCTCAGCTGTCATCTAAGCTCATCGAAGATGGTTTTATTGAACAGTTCATGCAGGCAAGCTCTCCAGTTGACGCTCTGGCCATTTTAACCCAACAAAGCCAACCTGTAGCTACGGCGTCTACTCAGGAAAACGGTTTTCTCATCGGGGTAACTGGCTGTCCTGCTGGCGTTGCGCATACTTACCTTGCTGCAGAAGCCCTAGAAAAAGGCGCTGCTGAGTTAGGATATAAAATAAAAGTTGAGACTAATGGCTCAATCGGTGTGAAAAACAGCCCTACCGCAGAAGAAATTCAACGAGCTGACGCTGTTGTAGTTGCTTGTGATAAACAAGTCGACATGGCACGATTTGCGGGTAAACGCGTAATCGAAACGGGAGTGAAAGCACCAATTAAAGATGCGAAAGGTTTGATTAAGCAAGCATTAGAAGCCGAGTCATATCAAGCCGACAGCGCTGCACCATCGACTACAGACAAGGTATCTCAAACCCGTTCAAACCTATACCGCTATCTAATGAATGGTGTATCACACATGATTCCATTTGTGGTAACAGGTGGTCTGCTGATTGCATTGTCTTTAGCTATTGGTGGCGAGCCTACTCCATCAGGTATGCAGATCCCAGAAGGTAGCTTGTGGAATCAAATCCTAAACGTAGGTGTAGTTGCCTTCCAATTGATGATTCCTATCCTTGCCGGTTACATTGCTTATGCTATTGCTGACCGTCCTGCATTAGCTCCAGGCTTAATTGGTGGCTGGATTGCAAACAACGGATCTTTCTATGGCGCAGATGCAGGTACTGGATTTATCGGTGCAATCATCGCCGGTCTCTTAGTTGGTTACTTTGTGAAGTGGGTAACCTCTATCAACTATCACAAATTTATTCAGCCATTAGTACCGATCATGATAGCGCCAATTACTGGTTCTCTCTTCATTGCTAGTATGTTTATCTTTGTCATTGGCGCACCGATCTCAGAGCTTATGAATGGCCTAACTGAACTACTCACTAGCCTTAGCACAGGCAACGTTGTGTTACTCGGTATCGTGCTTGGTGGTATGGCTGGGTTCGATATGGGTGGCCCATTTAACAAAGTAGCCTTCCTATTCTCAGTAGGCATGATCGCTAGCGGCCAAACACAATTCATGGGTGCAATGGCGTGTGCAATCCCTGTCGCTCCCTTAGGCATGGCACTTGCAACGGTAATTGGCCGTAAATTGGACATCTTTGAGGCTTCTGAGATTGAAGCAGGTAAAGCTGCAGGAGCAATGGGCCTAGTTGGTATATCAGAAGGTGCAATTCCATTTGCAGCTCAAGACCCAATGTCAGTGATTCCAGCTAACATTCTTGGTTCAATGGTTGCAGCGGTTATGGCATTTTCTTTCGGAGTAACCAATAGCGTTGCACACGGTGGTCCTATCGTTGCCCTACTTGGTGCAATGAATCTACCACTGCTTGCTATATTGAGCATGCTTGCAGGTACCGTTACCACAGCGATTGTATGTGTTACCTTGAAAAAAGTTCGTAAACAAAAACTGGTTACCGCTACTGCGTAA
- a CDS encoding helix-turn-helix transcriptional regulator, which yields MESQVLEQIFHQKITSLLDEESSFGQILFAGDFYTPPAFSYQVNFPRLELVLAGTYHNQLETDDHHITEKILLPGDAVFVPPNCWNKPSWDTDCSVLSMLFGRRQLGLSMVHKRAGEESFYDIQKYSVQTSSGFAIDNILEALNALSRESPKKPMDKLLLKALLEYSCMLLKRPESETHNRVQDLYQGICIYIQENFHLNITRDSIAMRFNVSPNHLSRLFRQQGHMTLADYITWVRVDRAKFMLKKYNFKLAEVALRCGYKEVNYFCRVFKKKTGKTPSQYKISN from the coding sequence ATGGAGTCGCAGGTGTTGGAACAGATTTTTCATCAAAAAATCACCTCTTTATTAGATGAGGAATCTTCATTCGGACAAATCCTGTTCGCTGGGGACTTCTATACGCCGCCCGCTTTTAGTTATCAGGTTAACTTCCCAAGACTAGAGTTGGTTCTTGCTGGAACCTATCATAATCAGCTTGAAACAGATGACCACCATATTACCGAAAAAATACTACTGCCGGGAGATGCGGTTTTTGTACCACCAAATTGTTGGAACAAGCCGTCGTGGGACACAGATTGCTCGGTTCTCAGTATGTTGTTTGGACGGCGACAACTTGGCTTGAGTATGGTGCATAAAAGGGCAGGGGAAGAGAGCTTCTATGATATTCAAAAATATAGTGTACAAACCAGTTCTGGGTTTGCGATTGATAATATTCTAGAAGCATTAAATGCTCTTTCTCGAGAGTCCCCTAAAAAACCAATGGATAAACTTTTGCTAAAGGCTTTGCTTGAGTACAGTTGCATGTTGCTTAAACGTCCTGAAAGTGAAACACATAATCGAGTACAAGACCTATATCAAGGGATCTGTATCTATATTCAAGAGAACTTTCATCTCAATATAACCCGTGACAGCATTGCGATGCGCTTTAACGTATCTCCCAATCATTTATCGCGCTTATTTCGTCAGCAGGGTCATATGACACTAGCCGATTACATTACTTGGGTTCGTGTGGATAGGGCTAAGTTTATGCTTAAAAAATATAACTTTAAACTTGCCGAAGTAGCACTTCGTTGTGGCTATAAAGAAGTAAATTATTTTTGTCGAGTGTTTAAAAAGAAGACTGGAAAAACGCCAAGCCAATACAAGATATCAAATTAG
- a CDS encoding PTS sugar transporter subunit IIA, translated as MHREYTLTFIVTDEERNRLIAPALTRLSRIFRSQFSLINLTQGKAYLLEKSLTIYQIAMRNGDCCQLVVQGIDAELACFTVKELFQIGYSVIKASHNQPIPPQIARLHPDLQINCDYRLHFRRAHTTLSKFETLHTLAELICPKHRDDLLLALIKREECSSTAVAAGLALPHVMFEGVDRLSIAMLGMNNDKGIDWQSNLGDISTAIAVILPASPHRTELIAATNLTRNLLHKRYAHRLAYTYDPVDKQALLIYGLSKLI; from the coding sequence TTGCACAGAGAATACACCCTAACCTTTATTGTGACCGACGAAGAGCGTAATCGTTTGATTGCGCCCGCTTTGACTCGCCTGTCACGCATCTTTCGTAGTCAATTTAGCCTGATCAACCTAACTCAAGGTAAAGCGTATCTATTAGAAAAATCTCTTACTATCTATCAAATAGCTATGCGTAATGGCGACTGCTGTCAATTAGTAGTACAAGGTATTGATGCAGAACTGGCTTGCTTTACCGTTAAAGAGTTATTTCAGATTGGTTATTCAGTAATAAAAGCCAGCCATAACCAGCCAATTCCGCCGCAAATTGCACGCCTTCATCCCGACTTACAAATTAACTGCGACTACAGGTTACATTTTCGGCGTGCTCACACCACGCTTAGCAAATTTGAAACCTTGCACACGCTGGCAGAATTGATATGTCCAAAACATCGTGACGACCTATTGCTCGCACTCATTAAACGAGAAGAGTGCTCCTCAACAGCTGTCGCGGCTGGACTTGCCCTACCACATGTCATGTTTGAAGGAGTAGATAGACTCAGCATAGCTATGCTTGGTATGAATAATGATAAAGGGATAGATTGGCAGTCTAACTTAGGTGATATCAGCACTGCTATTGCTGTTATCTTACCCGCAAGCCCCCATAGAACCGAGCTTATAGCCGCTACTAATCTCACTAGAAACCTATTACATAAGCGCTACGCTCACCGCTTAGCCTATACCTATGACCCTGTAGATAAACAAGCTCTGCTTATTTATGGGCTCAGTAAGCTAATTTGA
- a CDS encoding PTS fructose transporter subunit IIB, with product MKVVAVTACPTGIAHTYMAADALKKAASKHNITLKVETQGAMGIENTLNSHDISQADKILIVSDIEIDQAARFEGCNWVRIPIEEVLLNVDKVLATHCRK from the coding sequence ATGAAGGTAGTTGCAGTTACTGCTTGCCCTACGGGCATTGCACACACCTATATGGCAGCAGATGCTCTCAAAAAAGCAGCATCCAAGCACAACATTACGCTTAAGGTTGAAACCCAAGGTGCAATGGGAATTGAGAATACGTTAAATTCACACGATATCTCTCAAGCAGATAAGATATTAATAGTTTCTGATATTGAAATAGACCAAGCCGCTCGCTTCGAAGGCTGCAATTGGGTAAGAATTCCCATTGAAGAAGTGCTTTTAAATGTAGATAAAGTTTTAGCTACCCACTGTCGCAAGTAA
- a CDS encoding TolC family outer membrane protein produces MVRKLLSSLILSSVTSVVSAENLLDIYQQALEYDPIYRAGIAQHDADSEIYDQALSVLLPTLDLELSHTQTYQKILDSDNPVYTNVGSDNYPTNELNLSLTQSIYSFSNWAYYSQAKQEVKRVAAELEDVRQELILRVAKSYFTVLKKRDTYLGIDAEVNSLEKHFERVQTQAKNGLARKTDVIDSEARLLQAQARQIEIGNALRDALQGLYELTGRVPSSMATLGEELALVRPDPFEVETWINNAQKNNPSLLAKQETLEAARHDIRSQKGGHYPELDLVASYNRSETDGSLFGGGSEIETADVMIRLKVPIYAGGSVSSRVREKESLYHKSRNELENTWRKTSRETRAAFTGVTSSISKVEALKKSVEAYGSAVEFKQQSFDSGVTTSVTVLDAVRDLFIAQTEYSAARYDYLYNNLRLKRAVGTLTEFDLNQINNTLQGQEVSTDLRVLDEDLELSKVVIY; encoded by the coding sequence ATGGTTAGGAAACTCCTCAGCTCACTTATATTGAGTTCGGTGACTTCTGTAGTCAGTGCGGAAAACCTGCTCGATATCTACCAGCAAGCATTAGAGTATGATCCAATATATCGCGCTGGAATTGCGCAGCATGATGCTGACAGTGAAATATATGATCAAGCACTATCGGTGCTGTTGCCGACCCTTGACCTAGAATTGAGCCATACTCAAACCTATCAGAAGATCCTCGATTCTGATAATCCGGTGTATACCAATGTAGGGTCAGATAATTACCCTACCAATGAATTGAACCTCTCCCTTACCCAATCTATCTATAGCTTTAGTAACTGGGCGTATTACTCGCAGGCAAAACAAGAAGTAAAGCGGGTTGCAGCGGAGCTTGAAGATGTACGTCAAGAATTGATTCTACGAGTTGCAAAGTCCTATTTTACTGTCCTTAAAAAGCGCGATACTTATTTGGGTATTGATGCTGAGGTTAACTCTCTAGAGAAACACTTTGAACGGGTTCAAACTCAAGCAAAGAATGGTCTGGCGCGTAAGACCGATGTAATTGATTCGGAAGCGAGATTATTACAAGCTCAGGCTCGTCAAATTGAGATTGGTAACGCCTTGCGCGATGCCTTACAAGGCTTATATGAACTGACCGGAAGAGTACCATCCAGTATGGCGACCTTAGGCGAAGAGCTTGCTCTAGTAAGACCGGATCCGTTTGAGGTTGAGACTTGGATTAACAACGCGCAAAAAAATAACCCTTCTCTTTTAGCAAAGCAAGAAACCCTTGAAGCCGCTCGTCATGATATCCGCAGTCAAAAAGGCGGACACTATCCAGAGCTAGATCTTGTCGCATCTTACAATCGCTCTGAGACGGATGGTTCGTTATTTGGTGGTGGTAGTGAGATTGAAACCGCCGATGTCATGATCCGCTTGAAGGTGCCTATTTATGCTGGGGGTTCAGTTTCCTCGCGCGTTCGTGAAAAAGAGAGTTTGTATCACAAGTCTCGCAATGAACTAGAAAATACATGGCGTAAAACCTCTCGTGAAACGCGGGCTGCATTTACCGGAGTTACCAGTTCTATTAGCAAAGTTGAGGCGCTGAAGAAATCCGTAGAAGCCTATGGTTCAGCGGTAGAGTTTAAGCAGCAGTCGTTTGATTCCGGTGTAACAACCAGTGTTACCGTGCTTGATGCGGTGCGAGATCTTTTTATTGCTCAAACCGAATATTCAGCTGCCCGCTATGACTACTTGTACAACAATCTACGCCTAAAGCGTGCGGTGGGCACGTTAACTGAGTTCGATCTCAATCAGATCAACAACACATTACAGGGCCAAGAGGTATCCACCGATTTGAGAGTGTTAGACGAGGACCTAGAGTTGTCTAAGGTTGTTATTTACTAG
- a CDS encoding SapC family protein yields MTTQLLIYGQVEAVNKKRHQEWSVKAENNYDFAKKVNSVPLMAAEFPHAAQDYSIVFAGEGDQVLPVVVMGIKQDENLYVNDQGQWVAKYVPAFVRRYPFVFASTDEGKTLTLCIDESYSGCNQENRGERLFDAEGEQTQYLEKVLSFLQDYQNHYQRTRAFCDKLVELDLFEDMGAKFTLPSGEERTLTGFKVINKEKLKALQQEDLSQLFASDGLELIYLHLHSLRNLNKMLQGATQATSADEHGNVH; encoded by the coding sequence GTGACTACACAACTATTAATCTACGGTCAGGTAGAGGCTGTAAATAAGAAGCGTCATCAAGAGTGGTCTGTTAAGGCTGAAAATAATTACGATTTTGCTAAAAAAGTAAACTCTGTGCCTTTAATGGCGGCTGAGTTTCCTCATGCGGCGCAAGACTATTCTATTGTGTTTGCTGGTGAGGGAGACCAAGTACTGCCTGTGGTGGTCATGGGAATTAAGCAAGATGAGAATCTATACGTTAATGACCAAGGGCAATGGGTAGCCAAATATGTACCTGCTTTTGTAAGGCGTTACCCATTTGTATTTGCAAGTACTGATGAGGGTAAAACGCTGACTCTGTGTATTGATGAGTCTTATTCGGGTTGCAACCAAGAAAACCGAGGTGAGCGCCTATTTGATGCGGAAGGTGAGCAGACACAATATCTAGAAAAAGTATTGAGCTTTTTGCAAGATTATCAGAATCATTATCAACGCACGCGTGCATTTTGTGACAAGTTGGTTGAACTGGATTTATTTGAGGATATGGGGGCGAAGTTTACTCTGCCAAGTGGAGAAGAGCGCACCTTGACTGGTTTTAAGGTCATTAACAAAGAGAAGCTAAAGGCATTGCAGCAAGAGGATTTGTCGCAATTGTTTGCTAGTGATGGCCTTGAGCTAATTTATCTTCACCTGCATTCGCTGCGTAATCTAAACAAGATGTTGCAGGGTGCAACCCAAGCAACAAGTGCTGATGAACATGGAAATGTTCATTAA